TCGCCCTGCTGCGCGCGCCCTCGGACGACGTGCTCGACCCGCCCTTCGCGTCGGGGGCCTTCCGCCTCCAGGACGCCTCGCTGACCGCTACCCTCCTCGTCGGGCCGATGGGCTACCCGGCCGCCGTCCGGGCGCCCAGCACGATCACGCTCACGCGCCCGGACCCCGACGAAGACTCCTGACCGTAAACGACCGCCATGCGCACCGCTGCCCTGCTTCTGCTTCCCGTCCTCCTCGCCGCCTGCCGCCCCGTCGAGGGCACGCAGGAGCCGCCCGAGTCCGTCCAGGAGTCGCCAGCGGAGGCGGCCGTCGTGCCGGACGACGTGGTCGGGACGTACCGGCTCGTGGCGGTCAACGAGGAGGCGCTGCCCGGCGGCGTGGGGGCCGTGGACGAGTGCGAGGTCCAGCTCTCGCGCGGGACGATCACGCTCCGCGCCGACGCCCGCTACGAACTCGACGTCCTCGCCCGCGCCGTCTGCGACCCCGACGAGCCGGAGGACGCGCAGATGGTGGACCGCGCCACGAGCGAGGGGCCGTTCACCGTCGAGGGCTCGGACATCCGCTTCAACTCTGCCGTCACCGAGATCATCGAGGACGAGGAGAACGAAATGGGCGAGGACGAGATGCTGGACGACGAGGAGCCGGAGGAGCCCGACCTCTTCGACGCCTCGCTCTTCGCCGGCACCGGCTCGGTCAGCACCTCCACGCTCACGATCCTCGTGGACGGCCTCACGACGCTCACCTTCGAGCGCGAATAGGCGCGGAAGGGCCAAGGATTCGGAGGAGCGGAAGAGTTTAGGGAGTGCCGCCACGCTATCTTCCCCGCTCCCGCTTGTCCTCACCTCCGCTCCTATCCCTTCATGCAAGACCTCCTCGCCGAAGCCGCCGCCGACACCGCCCGGACGGGCAAGAAGTACGTCGCCATTGCGGGCAACATCGGGGCGGGCAAAAGCTCGCTCACGCGCATCCTCTCGGACTACTTCAAGTGGGAGGCGTTCTACGAGCGCGTCGACGGCAACCCCTACCTCGCGGACTTCTACGAGGACATGCGGCGCTGGAGCTTCAACCTCCAGGTCTACTTCCTCTCCAGCCGCTTCGACCACCAGAAGCGGATCGAGGAGGCCCCGCACTCGGTCGTGCAGGACCGCTCGATCTACGAGGACGTCGAGATCTTCGCCAAGAACCTCCACGAGATGGGGCTGATGGACAGCCGCGACTACGAGAACTACCAGGACCTCTTCGCGCTGATGACGAGCTACCTCCGCCCGCCGGACCTGCTGGTCTACCTCCGCGCGAGTGTCCCGACGCTCGTCCGCCAGATCCAGAACCGGGGCCGCGACTTCGAGGCCGGCATCCGCATCGACTACCTGGAGCGCCTCAACGTGCTCTACGAGGACTGGGTCGAGCGCTACGACCTCGGCCCCAAGCTGATCGTCGAGACCGACACGCTCGACTTCGTCAACGCCGAC
This DNA window, taken from Bacteroidota bacterium, encodes the following:
- a CDS encoding deoxynucleoside kinase, encoding MQDLLAEAAADTARTGKKYVAIAGNIGAGKSSLTRILSDYFKWEAFYERVDGNPYLADFYEDMRRWSFNLQVYFLSSRFDHQKRIEEAPHSVVQDRSIYEDVEIFAKNLHEMGLMDSRDYENYQDLFALMTSYLRPPDLLVYLRASVPTLVRQIQNRGRDFEAGIRIDYLERLNVLYEDWVERYDLGPKLIVETDTLDFVNADEDRFEILSRVESRLYGLFPEMAG